The Kribbella amoyensis genomic sequence CCCGCAAGCTGATCGGCCAGGCGCAGGGGATCCTGATGGAGCGGTTCGACCTGACCGCCGAGCAGGCGTTCGCGGTGCTGCGCCGGTACTCGCAGGACAACAACGTCAAGCTGCGCGACGTCGCGGCGCGGTTGATCGCCACCCGGAAGCTGTCCTGAGCCCGGCGGAAAACTTCCTGATCCGTGTAACACCGGCCGTGTCCCGGCCGATACAGAGGGTGTAACGCTGGGTCCCGCTCCAGGTCAACCGCCCGAAGGGCCTGGGGCGGGATCTCGTTACTTGTCGAGGCGCCCGCACCGACAGCAAAGGGCCCCCGGGGAGTGATCTCCCCGGGGGCCCTGCCGCGTCGTTTCCTCTTACGACACCTGCTCCGTCGGTCGGCCCGACTCCGGCAGAGCGATCCGGGCGGCAGGCAGCCGCTCGGTCCGTTCGACACCGTCGTCGCCCTCGTACTGCACCAAGCCGGTCCAGCCTGCCTCCTCGTGCTCGCGGCCGATCAGCCAGCCGCGGCGCCACGTGCCGTCGACCTCGACGACGACATGGCTGGGGAGAGGGAGGCGGGACACCAACTCGGTGTCGGGCTCGAACTCAGTCATGGCCGAAGGTTAGGCGACAAAGCTGAACCTCGCCTGTCCACCGGGCGTTTCCCGGTCGCCAATCTCACACCGTGGAACTCAGGCTCGCGCCCGCAGCTCCCGGACGACGCCGTCGGCGAGGCCGAGTTCGGCGACGGATCCGTACACCTTGACCGCGCGGCCGCCGGGGATGCGGCGTACCCAGCCCCGCGCCAACGCGTGCCGGCACACCGCGGCCCCGACCGCGCCGGCGACGTGCGGCCGTCGTTCGGTGACGTCGAGGCAGGCGCGGACCGCGGGCCGGCCGTGCCGTGTCTCCACCTCGATGCCGAGATCTTCCAACCAGAGCAGGCCTTTCGGCGTGATCGCGAGGCCGCTGGACCAGTCCAGCAGACCGCGGTTCGTCATCGCGTCGGTGAGCGCGACGCCGAGCTTGCCGGCCAGGTGGTCGTAGCAGGTCCGGGCCCGGGCGAACGCGTCCCGCCGGCTCGCGGTCGCCAGGCTGTTCGCCGTCGCGGTCCGCCGGGGTGCCAGCGCGGCCAGGCCTTCGAGGAGCTCCGCGGTGTCCGGTCCGGCCAGTTCGACGTACCGGTGGCGGCCTTGCCGTACCTCGGTCAGCAGGCCGCCGGCGACGAGGACGTTGAGGTGCTCGCTGATCGTCGGCCGGGAGACCCCGGCCAGGCGTGCGAGCTCGGTTGCGGTCCAGGCCCGGCCGTCGAGCAACGCCAGGCACACAGTCGCCCGCGTACTGTCGGCCAGCATCCGCGCCCAGCCGGCCAGCTCCTCGCCCTCTCGTGTCCCGGTCACGGTCCCATCCTGCCTCGTCGTCGCTTCGGGGCCGGCCGAAGTGTCCCGCTTCTAGCGTCGTCGGCATGACCCACCTGACGATCACCCCGTCCATCCTGTACGTCGGGACGCCGGTCGCGCTGTTGACGACGGACAACGGCGACGGCACCTACAACCTGGCTCCCATGTCGTCCGCATGGGCGCTCGGTGACACGGTCGTGCTGGGGCTCGGCGTGGAAGGGCAGACGGGGAACAACCTGCGTGAGCGGCCCGAACTCGTGATCAACTACCCGTCGCCCGAGTCGTGGAAGGCGGTTGAGGCACTCGCGAGTCTGACTGGACGTGAACCGGTTCCGGCCGAGAAGCGGGAGCGGTTCCGGTTCGAGCGGGACAAGTTCGGGGCGGCGGGGTTGACGCCGGTACCGGCTGAGTTGGTGGCGCCGCCGCGGGTTGCGGAGTGCCCGTTGCAGTTCGAGGCGCGGGTGGTCAAGGTTGATGCTGAGGGCAACTTTTTGACGGTGCACGCGCGGGTGCTTCGGGTGCATGCGGACGAGCGGATCGTCGTGCCGGGGACGTCGTACGTCGATCCGGACGCGTGGTCGCCGTTGGTCTACAACTTCCGGCACTACTTCGGACTGGGCGAGCAACTCGGCGAGAGCTTCCGGACCGAGACGCCTACCGCTGGTTCCCCAGTTGTGCGAGTTCCTCGTCGGTGAGGATCACGTCGAGGTCGGCGAGGACCGTACCGAGTTCATTGCGGCTGACCTGGCGACTCTCGGTTCTCCCGTCGGCGTACTCGGTGGTGAGCTCGTCGCCGACCAGCCGGCGGCTCACCCCGTCGGACAGGCGCATCACGACCAGTTTGGTGGAGAACGGCGAATGCGGATGCGTCGCGACGTAGTGATGCGCGACCTCGTAGTCGATCAGCCGCTGCGGCTCGGCGGACGACGCGTGCAGCGGTACCCAGCCGTCGGCGGTCCGCTTCGACAGGGTCCACAGCTCGCCGTCAGACGTCAACTGGTGCTCCCAGCCGGCCTGGTCGACGACGACGCCGTCCTTCAGCGGCATCGGGTACAGCACCCCCGCGCCGAACCCGACGTCCGCCTGGAACTCCTGCCCGTCCACGCGAACGAGCAACACCATGTGAGTCCGCGGCCCCGACCGATGCGGCTGCACCCGGGCCATCCGGCGTTCCACCTCGAACCCGAGTCGCTCCAGCGCCGCCGCGAACAACAGCGCGTGCTCGTAGCAGTACCCACCCCGCTGCCGCCCGACCAGCTTCGCCTGAATCGCGTCGAGCCCGACCCCTGGATGGGTTCCGAGGATCACGTCGGCGTTCTCGAACGGGATCGCGCGGACGTGGGCGGCGTGCAGGCTGCGCAGGTTCTCGGCGGACGGCCCGACCCGCGGATGCGCGATCCGGCGCAGGTACGCGTCGAGGTCGAGAAGCTCGGTGGACCACTCGGTCGAAGTCATGCGAGCCATTCGAACAGCTCGAGCTCACTTGAAGTCAAACCGTCCTCGGCAGGCGTGCCGCGGCTGCCCAGGGGTGCTGCCGGCCGGGAGGGTCCGTCGCCGGGTCCGGGACGGTCGGCTGGGGTCGTCGGGTTCGAAACGGCTGGCCGGATCGGCGCGGTCCGGGGGAGGATGGCAGCCGAGCGCGGTCGCCCCGTCGAGCTCGAGTGCTCGCCGATGATCGTCGGAGCCGGAAGGCCCCGACGGAGATCCCAGGAGGTTCGCCTTGTCCGCTCTGTCCCGGCCCCAGCCCGACGGTGTTGCTCCTGGCAACGGGTACAGCCAGGTCGTCACCGGTACCGGCCGCTGGGTCGCGATCTCCGGCCAGGTCGCCCTGGACGCGGACGGCGAGCTGGTCGGTATCGGCGATCCGCTGGCGCAGGCGCGGCAGGTGTTCGACAACCTCGACCGCTGCTTGGCCGCGGCCGGAGCGACCTTCGCCGACGTGGTGAAGCTGAACTTCTTCGTCACCGACGTAGGCATCCTTCCCGCGGTCCGCACGGCTCGCGACGAGCACGTGGACACAGCCAACCCGCCCGCGAGCACAGCGGTCCAGGTAGTCGCCCTTTTCAAACCCGAGCTGGTCCCGGAAGTCGAGGCCTACGCCGTGGTGAACGACTAGCCCTGACGGACAGCAAGACCCGGAGGCGTCCTGTCCGCGCCGTCGCCAGGTCGTTCAGCGCAGGGTGTCGACGGCGAGGCGGGCGGCCGTTCCGATGGCCTGGTCGACGCGCGGGAGCTTGCGGTCGCCTCGGGCGGCCCTCGTGAAGACGGCGACCGCGTACGCCGAGCCGTCGGGCAGTTCGACCACGCCCACCTCGTGCCGCAAGGCCGCGAACGTCCCCGTCTTGCCGAACACCCTCACCGCATCGTGCGGGAACCCGGACCCGAGCCGCTGCGCAAACACCTGCAACCCCAACGCCCGCCGCACGAACGCGGTTTGCTCGGCGGAGAGCACCTCGCCCGACCAGATCAACCCGAGCAACCTCGTCATGTCCCGCGCCGTCGTAGCGGACGCGTTCGCCGCCTCGTAGATGCCGGCCGGGTCCGTCATGTCGTTGTCCGCGAGTACGGCGAAAGCGGTGTCGGGGTCGTCGGTCCGAGTCCGATCCAGCAGGTCGCGGAGATTCCCAGCGGTACCGCGGCGGATGCGCGTCCCCGTAAGACCATGCCGGCTGAGGAAGTCGGCCAGCCGGTCCAGCCCGACCACGTCGAGCAGCGCGTCGGCTGCCGCGTTGTCGGACACGGTCATCATCGACAGCGCCAGATCCCGCCGGGACATGCTCACCGGATCAAGCAGGACCGACAGCCCCGTCGGACCAGCCGTTCGATCGCTCGGCTCCAGCGTCACCTGTTCCCGTGGATCCAGCGCCCCGCGGTCGACCAGTTCGCAGAACGCCACCAGCAGCGGCAGCTTGTAGACGGATGCCATCGGCACCAAAGCGTCGGCGTCCACAGCGACCTCGCCCTCGGATCCGCCGAGCCGGATCGCGTGCAGCCAACCACGGGTACCGGCGTCCTCGAACAGCGCCCGCAGACGCGACGGCGTACTCACGATGCCGCCCGCGCGTCGGCTGATGCCGCCAGCGCGTTGGTGAGTTGGGGCAGGGCGGCGGCCAGGTGGAGCGCCGGGTTCTGGGACCAGATCAGCCGGAGCCGGACCGGCAACGGGTCGCCGATCAGCGGGTGCCGCGTCACGCCGGGCGCCTGCAGGGTGGGGTCCGGCGTGATCACGATCGCCTGGCCGGCCGCGGTCATCGCGAGGGCGGCGCGGTCGTCGGTCACCACCACGGTCCCGCCGGTCGGGCGATGCAGGGCGAGCGTGTCGAGGAAGAGGTCGCGGGCCGCGGGTGCCTCGGGGCGGGGGCGGACGGCGACCGGGAGCGCGCCGACCTTGTGCAGCGGCAGTGGTTCGCCGTCGGTCGGGTGGAGGCCGGCCGGGGTGAGTGCCCAGGTCGGCAGCAGCGTGACCGGTCCGGCGTCGACGCCTTCGAGGACCGACGGATGCAGCACCACCGCGAACGCCAACCGCCCGGCCGCGACCTGCGGCAGTAGCGCGCTGGTCGGCGCGGAGACGACCGTGACCCGGCTCCCCTTCACCGCCTCGCCGCACGCTGCTGCGACCGCCGCGCCGACCGCCGCCGGTACTTCGGGGGTGAGGCCGAGGCGGAGTTCTGGTCCACCCGGATCGTGCGCCGAGACCGCGTGGTGGAACTCGTCGATCGACGTCAGCGCGCGCCGGGCGTACGGCAGCAGCGCGGTACCGGCCGGGGTGAGCTCGACCCCGCCGGATCCCCGGTCGAACAGCTTCGCGCCGACCAGCGATTCGAGTCGGCGCAGGCCCTGCGACAGCGGCGGCTGGGTGATGCCGACGACCCGGGCTGCGTCGCCGAAGTGCTGCTCGTCGGCCAGTGCGACAAAGATCTGCAGCAGCCGCTCAGTCAGCATGAAGCCGCTGACCTGCGCCGATACGAACTGCGGATCGCTGCATATGTCAGAGCATATTCGACATCGCCGAAGCTTCCGGGCTTGACTCCACCCCGAACCAGCGACTCGGGAGAAGGAGACGGCATGACGGTGACGCGCAGGGGAGTACTCAGGGGAACCGCGGCAGCAGCGGTCGGTGCGGCAGGTGCCGTCGGCATCCGGAGCGCCGCCGACGCGGCCACCCAGCGCGGTACCGAGGGGAGTGCTGTGCAGCGCGAGCCGGTCGAATTCACCTGGTGGGGTAACCACGCCTGGCAGATCCGCTCGGGCGGGGTGACCGTGCTGACCGATCCGTGGCTGACCCGCTTCAAGACGGGAACGTACTCGCCCGAAGGCGCCGACGACACCACCAGGATCGTCAGCAAGCCGGCGATCATCGACAAGTACGTGACCACCGCGGACGCGATTCTCGTCCACCACGGGCACTACGACCATCTCCCCGACGTGCCGTACATCGCGCGCCGGACCAAGGCGACCGTGCTCGGCAACGAGACCCACCTCAACCTGCTGCGGGCCCTGCGTGCGCCGGAGGACCAGCTCAGCCAGGTGGTCGGCGGGGAGTACCTGCCGTTCACGGGGTTCACGGTCGAGGTGTTCCGGTCGCTGCACTCGTGCGGGGGCGCGCGGCACCAGTTCGCGTACCCGGGGACGCGGCCGGGCGCGGTCCCGCCGAAGCCGCGGACGATCGCGGACCTGGTCGAGGGCGGCACGCTCGCGTACGTCATCACCATCGGCGGGCTGCGCATCCTCAGCCTCAGCACGGCCGGCTTCGACCCGATCTCGCTGAAGGACCTCGAGGTCGACGTCGTCCTGGCCGCGCCCGGTGGTGAGCCCGGCGTCACCGATCGCCTGCTCGCCACCCTCAAGCCGGTCCGGACGGTCGTCGCGACCCACTGGGACGACTTCGACCAGCCGCTGGACGAGCCCGCTGTCGACTGGGGCGGCCTGGCCAAGCTCCGCGCCTCAGCGCTCGCGGCCGGCGCCGACTTCAAGACCGTCGATCACCTGCAAACGCTGACTCTCTGACCCCAGGTCGGCCGGCCGAGGGCTTCAAGCCGGCCGACCCGAAAGCTTCACGCCGGGCGCGTCTTCAGCGGCCAACGCGCCCGGCGTGAACCCTGCTGCTCAGCCCTTCGGGGAAGACCGGTACGGCGGTGGGCTGGGTTCTAGTCCTGGAACGAGGCGGTGGGCGTGGCTGGGGTGAGCCGGTAGCCCTGGTGAGCGGAGAACTCGGCCGCCAGCGCGAAGCGGTCGCCTCGCACGATCGTGTGCCGCCACTCCACCTTGCGCCCTTGTGCGTGCCCCAGCCGGTTGATCGAGAACGCAGCCGCCTCCGCCGGACAACGCAGCAGGGCCCGCTCAGCCGCGGTCGGGTTGACCGCGCGGATGTCCTCGCGGCCGTGGTCCAGCCGGAGGCCGGTGCGCTCGGCCAGTTCGTTGTAGAGGCTGGTGTGGCTGAAGTCGGATTCCAGCAGCCCTTCGGCGTCCGCGGCCGGCAGCCAGACCCGGTCCAGCGCGAGCGGTTCCTCGCCGGCGAACCGCAGCCGCTCCAGGTAGACCAGCGGGCTCGACGCCTCCAGGTCGAGCCGGCTCGCGATCACCCCGTCGGCCCGGACATCGAGGGCCCGGACGACGCTGTGCTGGGCCAGCCCGGCCGCCTCGACCGACGAGAACAGGCTGTACAGCGCGCCCATCGGCTGGCGGATCTCCGGCGTCGTCGCGACCCGGGGCTGCCGGCCGCGCTCGGCCACGATCAGCCCGTCCGCGCGGAGTTGCCCGAGCGCCTGCCGGACGGTGTGCCGGCTGACCCGGTACTCCTCGACCAGCACCAGCTCGCCCGGGAACGTGTCGGCGAACTCCCCGGCCCGGAGTCGGCGGACCAGGTCCTGCTGCAGCTGCTTCCACAGCGGCCGGTCGCTGCCGCGATCCAGCTGACGCTCGCTCATCCGATCCTTCCGAGGTTGCCAAATGTCCGGTCATCTCCTAGCTTGAATGTGCGTACATTTAGCGAGGAGGGGGATCTGGGTCCATGGTGCAGGTCGAGACTAGGCCACCGCGGCAGACCTCGGCGCCCGCTTCGCACTTCATCCACACCGTCCCCGGACTGCTCGTCGTGCTCGCGCTCGCGGGGGCCGCGGTACCGCTCGGCCGGCTGATCCCGGTGGTGGGCGGACCGGTGTTCGGGATCCTGCTCGGCGTGGCCACCGGTGCGCTGGCTCCCGCCCTGCGCGGCGAGTGGAGCCGGCCCGGGTACGACTTCGCCTCCAAGTACCTCCTGCAGGCGTCGATCGTGGTGCTCGGGACCGGGTTGTCGTTGCGCCAGGTGGTCGAGGTCGGCGGTGGATCGCTGCCGGTGATGCTCGGCACGCTCGCGGTCGCGCTCGGCGGCGCCTGGTTGTTCGGCCGCTGGCTCGGGGTGCGCGGTGACACGCAGATCCTGATCGGGGTCGGGACCGGGATCTGCGGCGGTTCGGCGATCGCCGCCGCGACTGCCGCGATCGGGGCCAAGCGGACCTCGGTGGCGTACGCGCTCGCCACCATCTTCACGTTCAACGTGGTCGCGGTGCTGACCTTCCCGACGCTCGGTCATCTGCTCGGGATGAGCCCGGAGGCGTTCGGGTTGTGGGCCGGGACCGCGATCAACGACACGTCGTCGGTGGTCGCCGCCGGGTACGCGTACAGCCAGCAGGCCGGCGATCACGCGCTCGTGGTCAAGCTGACCCGCTCGCTGATGCTGGTACCGATCGTGCTCGGCCTGGTCATCCTCAAGTCCCGCCGCGAAGCCAAAGCCTCTGTGCAGACCGGATCGCCGCAGCAGCAGGGCACCTCGGCGGAGTTGGCCGGTCGCAAGTTGCCGTGGCGGAAGATGGTGCCGTTGTTCCTGGTCGGGTTCCTCGCCGCGGCCGGACTGCGCAGCGCCGGCCTGGTCCCGGAGGCCTGGCAGCCGAACCTGTCGCTGCTCGGCACGTTCCTGATCACCAGTGCGCTCGTCGGCATCGGCCTGTCGCTGCGGCTCTCCGAGCTCCGCAAGGCCGGGCTGCGGCCGTTGCTGCTCGGCGCCGTGCTCTGGATCTGCGTCGCCGCGAGCAGCCTGGGCCTGCAACAACTCACCGGCGCACTCTGAGCGAGCACGCCGGTGAGGTTGCTACTGGCAACTACTAGCTGATCAGTCCTTCTCGTACGCCGCGGCGCGGGTCTGGACCGCCTTGATCCGCGGGACGTCGAGCTTGTTCGACCGGTCGAACCGGTAGATCCCGTTCTCCTCCTGGAAGACGTCGGTCAGCTGCGTGTAGCAGTAACCGAACATCAGCGGGTTGTCGAGCAGCGCGTCGACCAGACCGGTGAAGCGGTCGTAGAACTCCGCCTCGTCCTGGACCCGCTGGCCGTAGCCCCACGACTCCTTCCGGTCGTCGCCGGCGGCGTTCGCGGCCTCCGGGTTCCACCAGATCCCGCCGAACTCGCTGCAGAAGTACGGCTGCCCGTTGTACGGCTGGGAGATCGGCCGCGACTCGTGGCCGCCGGTGTTCCCGTACGGCTGGTCGTCCACCAGGCCGGCCATCTGCTTCGCGAACTCGGCCGGGTTCTGCTCGTAGTTGTGCGAGTCCCACACGTCCGTCTCCGGGACCCGGTGCGAGTACCCCGAGGCGTCCAGGACCGGCCGGGTGGTGTCCGCCGCCTTGGTGGCCAGGAACATCGCCCGGGTGACGTCGTCCAGCTGGGTGATCCGGTCGTGCAGCAGCTGGTGGGTCTCGTTCAGCGGGCACCAGCCGATGATCGACGGGTGGCTGTAGTCGCGCTCGACGGCCTCCAGCCACTGCGTCACGAACGTCGCGGTCGGCTGCTGGTTGTCGCCGCCGGTGTTACCGACGCCCGCACCCCAGTCGCCGAACTCGCCCCAGACCAGGTACCCGAGCCGGTCCGCGTGGTACAGGAACCGCTCCTCGAACACCTTCTGGTGCAACCGGGCGCCGTTGAAGCCGGCCGCCAGGCTGAGCTCGATGTCCGCGACCAGCGCCTCCTCGGACGGCGCCGTCATCAGGCTCTCCGGCCAGTAGCCCTGGTCCAGCACGAGCCGCTGGAACACGTGCTTGCCGTTGATCAGGATCGCCTTGCCGTTGATCGAGACCGACCGCAGGCCGGCGTAGCTGTCCGCGGTGTCCACCACGGCGCCGTCGGCGTCGACCAGCTCGAACTTGACGTCGTACAGGTGTGGGTCGGTCGTGTCCCAGAGCCGGACCCGGTCGGCCGGGACGGCGAGCACCAGCCGGGGCGCGAGGTCGAGGTCGGCGCGCACCTCGGCGGCGACCACCTCGCCGTCGGCGTCGGACAGCACCGCGCGGACCTTCCAGCCCGGCTTGTTCGCCGAGACCGGGACCTCGACGTGGAAGACCGAGCCGGCCACGTCCGGCGTGATCCGCGGCCGGCCGAGGTGGATCGAGGGGACGGCCTCGAGCCAGACGGTCTGCCAGATCCCGGTGGTCCGGGTGTAGTGGCAGTCGGCGTTGAAGTAGTTGAGGCTCTGCTTGCCGCGGGCCTGGCTGCCGGACCGCGGGTCGCGGGCGCGGACCACGATCAGCGCCTCCTCGCCCGGACCGGCGACACCGGCCAGGTTCGCGCTGAACGGGGTGAAGCCGCCGCGGTGCCGGACGACCTCGGTGCCGTTCACCCAGACGGTCGCGTCGTGGTCGACGGCCTGGAAGTGCAGGACGGCGTCCTTGCCGGTCCAGTCGGCGGGGACGGTGACGGTGGTGCGGTACCAGACGGCTTCGAGGTAGTCGACGTCCTCGATCCCGGACAGCTCTGTCTCGGGGGCGAACGGGACGACGATGCGCTGCTGCAGCTCACGATCGCGCAGGCCGCGCTCCAGGCCGGAGTCGGACCGGTCGGTCTCGAACTGCCACTCACCGTTGAGGTTCAGCCAGTCCGGACGGGTGAACTGCGGTCTGGGGTGCTCGGGGCGGGGCTGGGTGCTGGGCATCGAGGGGCTCCCGAAGGGGTGGAGAAAGCAGGTCGGAACGACAGTACAACGTTGGAATGGGCCCGGCAACGGGGAGACGACAGCGTTGTCACGGGATCTGTCCGGTCAGCGTGTCAGGATCCTGCCAACCGGTCCGTGCAACCGTTCGGCCGCTCAGTCGTTCTTTTCAGAAGAGACATGATCCCGCCGCGGTTCTGGTGGGACGCAGCATGCTGGAAGTCCACAGGTGGCGAGGCGGGGAGAGGCGGAGGTCGACGGGTGGGAACTGAGCGCACAGCGGAAGTCCGTGAGTTGCGGTTGCGGGTGCCGCGGACCGAGCTCGCGGCGCTGTACGAGCGGTTGCGCGCGTTCCGGGACGGCGGCGGTTACATCGCCGCGGGGCTGGACCGGATCGTGCCGGCCGCCTACGCCGACGAGCTGATCGACTACTGGGTCGACGGCTACGACTGGCGCGTCCACGAGGCCCGGCTGGCGGCGTACCACCACTACGCGACCGAGATCGCCGGCCAGTTCGTGCACTTCCTGCATCTGCGCTCGGCGAGTCCGTCGGCCCGGCCGGCGCTGCTCACCCACGCCTGGCCGAGCGGGGTGATGGACGTACTGGATGCCGCCGGACCGCTCGAGGCCGCCGGTGGGAACCACCTGGTGATCCCGTCGATCGCGTGGACCGCACTGACCGGGCCGGGCGACGGTTCGCCGAGTCAGCGGGCCGCGGCAGGCTGGGACGAGCTGATGCGCCGGCTCGGGTACGACGACTATCAGGTCGGCGACGACCGGGACGGGCTGACTGCGACCCCGGCGTACACCGCGGTGACCGAGGCCGGTGCGCAGCAGCGCGGGCTGGACGCCGCCGAGCTGGCCGAGGTGCGCTGGTTCAACGAGAACCTCACGGCGTTCAACGAGGGGCGGCAGATCTCCGCGTTGGTGCTGAGCACGGCGCTGCTTGCGTGGAATGCCCAGCTGGTCAGCCTGGAGATCGACCGGGACGCGCTGCTCACCGGGCTCACGCTGGCCTGGTTCGTGTCGCAGCTGCCGGTCGAGTAGCTGCCCGGACGACTAGCTGGCCGGTCGAATGGCTGCCCGTCGAGTGGGTGCTCGGTCGAGCAGCTGGCGGTCGAATGGCTGCTCGGTCGAATGGCTGACGGTCGATCGGCTACCCGTCGAGTAGGCGGGTGCCGTTCTCCCAGCAGACTGCGCGCAGCCAGTCGTCGCCGAGGTCGAGGCGTTCGAGCGACTCCAGCTGGACGGCGTACTGGTACGGGATGTTCGGGAAGTCCGAGCCGAGCACGACGCGGTCCTGGAGCGCAGCCAGCCGGGGCCGGAGGTCGCGGTCGAACGGCATCAGTGACTCCGTGAACGGGGTCAGCGCCATGGTCGTGTCCAGGTGCACGTTCTCGTACGTCTCGGCGAGCGCCAGGTGCTCGGCGTACTCCGGCATGCCCAGGTGCGCGATGACCGCGGTGAGGCGCGGGTGGTTTCGCAGTACCTCGCCGAACGGACCGGGGCCCGTGTGCCGACCGGGGATCGGCCCGGATCCGCAGTGCACGACCACGGGGACTTCGGCGTCGGCGAGTTGTCCCCAGACGCTGTCGAGCTCCTCGTCCCGCGGGTCGTAGTCCCCGACCTGGACATGCACCTTGAAGATCCGGGTCCCGAGTTCGAGCGCTTCCTTCACGTACTCCGCGGCGCCGGGCTCGGGGTAGAACGTGCCGCTCATGACGCACCGCGGCGTCTGCGCGGCGAACTCGCGGGCCCAGCTGTTGAGCCACGCGGCCATGTCGGGCTTGTGCGGATACACGAGCGCCGGGAATCGCCGTACCCCGAGCTCGCCGAGCGTCCGCAACCGCTCGGCCACCGGCGTCCGGTACGTGATCGGCCAGGCGACGCCGTAGTGCCGCTCGGCCTGGTCGAAGAACCCCCAGACGGCCTCCATCACCTGGTCCGGCAGGAAGTGGACGTGCACGTCCACCAACCCGTCCAGCCCCAGCCGCCGCCACCAGCCCGGTACGTCCACATCGCGCACCGCATCACTCTAGGCCCGGCCTGCTGATCCGCCGCGTGCTGCACGGCACTGGGCACGGCACTGGGCACGGCACCCGCGCCGCGCCGCGCTGGAGCAAGTCCACGGTGACCACCGCCTCGGGGCCTCCACCCAGCCGCTGAGCTACCGCGCCGGGCACCTGCTCGCGACTGCACCGGATCTTTCAGACCGGGTCTCGACACGGTTCAGAC encodes the following:
- a CDS encoding glycoside hydrolase family 2 protein; the protein is MPSTQPRPEHPRPQFTRPDWLNLNGEWQFETDRSDSGLERGLRDRELQQRIVVPFAPETELSGIEDVDYLEAVWYRTTVTVPADWTGKDAVLHFQAVDHDATVWVNGTEVVRHRGGFTPFSANLAGVAGPGEEALIVVRARDPRSGSQARGKQSLNYFNADCHYTRTTGIWQTVWLEAVPSIHLGRPRITPDVAGSVFHVEVPVSANKPGWKVRAVLSDADGEVVAAEVRADLDLAPRLVLAVPADRVRLWDTTDPHLYDVKFELVDADGAVVDTADSYAGLRSVSINGKAILINGKHVFQRLVLDQGYWPESLMTAPSEEALVADIELSLAAGFNGARLHQKVFEERFLYHADRLGYLVWGEFGDWGAGVGNTGGDNQQPTATFVTQWLEAVERDYSHPSIIGWCPLNETHQLLHDRITQLDDVTRAMFLATKAADTTRPVLDASGYSHRVPETDVWDSHNYEQNPAEFAKQMAGLVDDQPYGNTGGHESRPISQPYNGQPYFCSEFGGIWWNPEAANAAGDDRKESWGYGQRVQDEAEFYDRFTGLVDALLDNPLMFGYCYTQLTDVFQEENGIYRFDRSNKLDVPRIKAVQTRAAAYEKD
- a CDS encoding epoxide hydrolase N-terminal domain-containing protein, giving the protein MGTERTAEVRELRLRVPRTELAALYERLRAFRDGGGYIAAGLDRIVPAAYADELIDYWVDGYDWRVHEARLAAYHHYATEIAGQFVHFLHLRSASPSARPALLTHAWPSGVMDVLDAAGPLEAAGGNHLVIPSIAWTALTGPGDGSPSQRAAAGWDELMRRLGYDDYQVGDDRDGLTATPAYTAVTEAGAQQRGLDAAELAEVRWFNENLTAFNEGRQISALVLSTALLAWNAQLVSLEIDRDALLTGLTLAWFVSQLPVE
- a CDS encoding amidohydrolase family protein; translation: MRDVDVPGWWRRLGLDGLVDVHVHFLPDQVMEAVWGFFDQAERHYGVAWPITYRTPVAERLRTLGELGVRRFPALVYPHKPDMAAWLNSWAREFAAQTPRCVMSGTFYPEPGAAEYVKEALELGTRIFKVHVQVGDYDPRDEELDSVWGQLADAEVPVVVHCGSGPIPGRHTGPGPFGEVLRNHPRLTAVIAHLGMPEYAEHLALAETYENVHLDTTMALTPFTESLMPFDRDLRPRLAALQDRVVLGSDFPNIPYQYAVQLESLERLDLGDDWLRAVCWENGTRLLDG